A section of the Metabacillus endolithicus genome encodes:
- a CDS encoding sugar ABC transporter substrate-binding protein: MRKNIFLFVLTFVSVLLMAACGNSNEQTSVQTEDNESNSDNEYYIGWSVLSTESDFLSQMTEKLQNSFKERGIKFDVASADFNPTKQIEQIENFISLGVDEIIVMAVDPSSLTDVLQKAHDQGVKVVAFSQKTSVYDKFFGANEIETGKAQAEMAADWVESTFPDAEPGSVEVAIFEYRDKPIAAERSDGLAKITEFSDKVKVVETVGVDSTTEGGQAAAENLFLTKPNVKAILSYNSDTAMGVNAYVSSINSRVEDKSQFATFGVDFNPSVADAIAKSANNESVMRGTIVLGGSLDETVKVMVDGGLEVLEGNVEVVDDYAELTKVTLDNLDQVQ, translated from the coding sequence ATGAGAAAAAATATTTTTCTATTCGTTCTTACTTTTGTAAGCGTTTTACTCATGGCAGCTTGTGGCAATAGTAATGAGCAGACAAGTGTTCAAACGGAAGATAATGAATCTAACTCAGATAATGAGTACTATATTGGTTGGTCAGTACTAAGTACAGAAAGTGATTTTTTGTCACAGATGACCGAAAAATTACAAAACTCATTTAAAGAACGAGGGATTAAGTTTGATGTGGCTTCGGCAGATTTTAATCCAACCAAGCAAATTGAACAAATTGAAAATTTTATCTCATTAGGTGTAGATGAAATTATTGTAATGGCTGTTGATCCTTCCAGCCTAACAGATGTACTTCAAAAAGCACATGACCAAGGAGTTAAAGTTGTTGCATTTTCTCAAAAGACTTCAGTATATGATAAATTTTTTGGTGCAAATGAAATAGAAACAGGTAAGGCGCAAGCTGAGATGGCAGCCGATTGGGTGGAAAGTACGTTTCCTGATGCTGAACCTGGAAGTGTAGAAGTAGCTATTTTTGAATATAGAGATAAGCCAATAGCAGCTGAGAGAAGCGATGGCTTAGCAAAGATTACCGAATTTAGTGACAAAGTAAAAGTAGTGGAAACAGTTGGTGTGGATTCAACAACGGAAGGAGGGCAAGCTGCTGCTGAAAACTTATTTCTAACAAAGCCTAATGTGAAAGCTATTCTGTCCTATAACTCTGACACAGCAATGGGTGTTAATGCATATGTGAGTTCCATAAATTCTCGAGTGGAAGATAAATCACAATTTGCTACATTTGGTGTAGATTTTAACCCATCTGTAGCAGATGCTATAGCGAAATCTGCAAATAATGAAAGTGTAATGCGTGGAACAATCGTGCTTGGTGGCTCTTTAGATGAAACAGTTAAAGTTATGGTGGATGGTGGACTAGAGGTTCTTGAAGGAAACGTAGAAGTTGTCGATGACTATGCAGAATTAACTAAAGTAACCCTAGATAATTTAGACCAGGTTCAATGA
- a CDS encoding sugar ABC transporter ATP-binding protein yields the protein MDNSVLSLNNIIKTYPGVKALDDVSIDFHKGEVHAVMGENGAGKSTLIKVIAGAIEPDSGEIIIDQSVHHKLTPKQAIASGISVIYQEFNLFESLTAAENIFIGEKSSNNALVNFKIMNEKAREIFKKFNVDINPKVQVQNLSPAYKQIIEISKAIHKNAKIIIMDEPTAPLTMSEVENLFTIIDELKRNGITIIYISHRLDEIYQVADRISVMRDGKYVTTRNVIDTNRDELISLMIGRELTNSYPPSSTAPSDIALEVKNISGSGIKDTSFSVKKGEILGFAGLVGAGRTELMRMIYGADRLETGEIIVNGKEVKVKSPAHALKLGIGLIPEDRKHHGAFLGNSITWNICISNIKRICKHGVVRRRQENELGESYRNKLRIKAPDLHQKVGNLSGGNQQKVVLAKVLAANTDILIFDEPTRGIDVGAREEIYHLMRELSNQGKALIMVSSDMEELLGMSDRILVMSDGKLVGEIDKVDFNQQQILEMASTQ from the coding sequence ATGGATAACTCGGTTTTATCTTTAAACAATATTATAAAGACTTACCCGGGTGTGAAGGCACTTGATGATGTTTCTATTGATTTTCATAAGGGTGAGGTACACGCGGTTATGGGAGAAAATGGTGCTGGTAAATCAACACTCATAAAAGTCATTGCTGGTGCAATAGAACCTGATTCAGGAGAAATTATCATAGACCAAAGCGTTCATCACAAGCTAACTCCTAAACAAGCAATTGCTAGCGGAATTTCTGTTATTTATCAAGAATTCAATTTATTTGAGTCATTAACTGCAGCCGAGAATATTTTCATTGGGGAAAAGAGTTCGAATAATGCGCTAGTTAATTTTAAGATAATGAATGAAAAAGCTCGAGAAATTTTCAAGAAATTTAATGTAGATATAAATCCGAAGGTACAAGTGCAAAATCTTTCTCCAGCTTATAAACAAATAATCGAGATTTCCAAAGCTATTCATAAAAATGCAAAGATCATTATTATGGATGAGCCAACAGCCCCTCTTACTATGTCTGAAGTCGAGAATCTTTTTACAATTATAGATGAATTAAAAAGGAACGGTATTACGATTATTTATATTTCACATAGGCTTGATGAAATCTACCAGGTTGCTGATCGAATTTCTGTTATGCGTGATGGGAAGTATGTTACGACAAGAAATGTTATAGATACGAATCGAGACGAATTAATTAGCTTAATGATTGGTAGAGAGTTAACAAACTCATACCCTCCATCAAGTACAGCCCCTTCTGATATTGCATTAGAAGTGAAAAATATTTCAGGAAGTGGGATTAAAGATACATCTTTTTCTGTTAAAAAAGGTGAGATTTTAGGGTTCGCTGGCTTGGTTGGTGCTGGTAGAACTGAACTTATGAGAATGATATATGGTGCTGATAGACTTGAAACCGGCGAGATAATTGTAAATGGTAAAGAAGTAAAGGTTAAATCTCCTGCACATGCTTTAAAACTTGGAATAGGATTAATTCCTGAAGACCGTAAGCATCATGGTGCATTTCTAGGTAATTCTATTACTTGGAATATATGTATCTCAAATATAAAAAGAATATGTAAACACGGTGTTGTTAGACGAAGACAAGAAAATGAACTTGGTGAATCCTACCGTAATAAATTGAGAATAAAGGCGCCAGACTTACATCAGAAAGTGGGTAATTTAAGTGGTGGAAATCAACAAAAGGTCGTACTAGCTAAAGTGTTAGCAGCAAATACTGACATCCTTATCTTTGATGAACCAACACGTGGAATTGATGTAGGTGCTAGAGAAGAAATTTATCATCTAATGCGTGAATTATCAAATCAAGGCAAGGCATTGATAATGGTTTCATCTGATATGGAAGAATTATTAGGAATGAGTGACCGTATTCTCGTTATGTCAGATGGTAAGCTGGTTGGTGAAATCGATAAGGTAGACTTTAATCAGCAGCAAATTTTAGAAATGGCATCTACACAATAA
- a CDS encoding ABC transporter permease, translated as MEQQIKTTAVRSISSISLGEFFRKYVLLVVLILCITIFSVINPQFLTLYNIENIIWQNAYLVVATLGMALLIIGGGVDLAAGYNLSFGTVLTAACLVWWDTPVWVAVIAGIAVCILLSVINGILSIKLNINAFMITLGTMTIFSGISNIFTQQQAIYNLPEEFKYIGQGSLLGIPIPLIIMVVLIAVASFILNTTYLGRYIYAVGGNNEASRLAGIKVNQTKILIYIIAGFFFGVSAILLVSRTGSANATMAAGTEFTMITAAVLGGVAIQGGIGKIWSVVVGVFILGILANGMQIIGLGVYPQYIAKGAILIAAMGFDLYQKNRAAKVAKSTTG; from the coding sequence ATGGAGCAACAAATAAAAACTACTGCAGTCAGGTCTATTAGTTCCATATCACTTGGTGAATTTTTTCGCAAATATGTACTATTAGTCGTTTTGATATTATGTATTACAATCTTTTCTGTAATAAACCCTCAATTCTTAACACTCTATAATATTGAAAACATTATCTGGCAAAATGCATATCTTGTAGTTGCAACGCTAGGAATGGCTTTGCTAATTATAGGGGGAGGAGTAGACCTTGCGGCTGGTTATAATTTAAGTTTTGGTACTGTCCTGACTGCAGCTTGCCTAGTATGGTGGGATACTCCGGTTTGGGTTGCCGTCATAGCAGGCATTGCTGTGTGTATCCTTCTTAGTGTAATAAATGGTATTTTATCTATAAAACTAAATATTAATGCATTTATGATTACGTTGGGGACAATGACAATTTTTTCAGGTATATCGAATATATTTACACAACAGCAAGCAATTTACAATCTTCCTGAAGAGTTTAAGTACATTGGACAGGGATCATTATTAGGCATACCGATTCCTCTTATTATAATGGTAGTTCTAATTGCTGTAGCTAGTTTCATCCTCAACACTACCTATTTAGGTAGGTATATCTATGCTGTTGGTGGCAATAATGAGGCTTCTCGACTTGCTGGTATAAAAGTGAATCAAACAAAAATTCTTATTTATATTATTGCGGGTTTCTTTTTTGGAGTTAGTGCTATTTTACTTGTTTCTAGAACAGGTTCTGCTAATGCGACCATGGCGGCAGGAACTGAGTTTACAATGATAACAGCTGCAGTTCTCGGTGGTGTAGCAATTCAAGGTGGTATAGGGAAAATTTGGAGTGTTGTAGTTGGGGTATTTATTCTTGGGATTCTCGCTAACGGAATGCAGATTATCGGATTAGGTGTTTATCCTCAGTATATTGCAAAAGGTGCTATATTAATCGCTGCTATGGGCTTTGATTTGTATCAAAAGAACAGAGCAGCCAAAGTTGCTAAATCGACCACGGGGTAA
- a CDS encoding ThuA domain-containing protein, which produces MTVKTLIITGLVVKEHDYSRTNLLLKQMLESTGMFSVKINEEFRGCTEETLQDYDLIIFNYDGKEWILDEHFTYWGETAENAIYHFVKSGKGAVFYHSSVAVGAETPLEYKRMLGCYVERNGRRNPQPDFLITNTDNNHPITKGLKKNWYAVNDDLLVGIDYAPEHKVEILATAFDSVDEYKNTGFPPKHFKVKIPEGDLNKMHGVNTHQPVAWTNLYGEGRTFSISVGHDIDTMRRETFLAMFVRGAEWAATGKVTIPKPDRTGENRLKPWPFYSK; this is translated from the coding sequence ATGACGGTAAAGACTTTGATTATTACCGGACTGGTAGTTAAAGAACATGACTATTCACGAACGAATTTATTACTTAAACAAATGCTTGAATCAACAGGAATGTTTAGTGTGAAAATTAATGAAGAATTTAGAGGATGTACAGAAGAAACTCTACAAGACTATGATCTTATCATTTTCAACTATGATGGCAAGGAATGGATACTTGACGAACATTTCACTTATTGGGGAGAGACAGCAGAAAATGCAATTTATCATTTTGTGAAATCTGGTAAAGGTGCCGTATTTTATCACTCTTCAGTTGCTGTTGGAGCAGAAACACCTTTAGAATATAAAAGGATGTTAGGTTGCTATGTTGAAAGAAATGGTAGAAGAAACCCACAACCCGATTTCCTTATTACGAATACAGATAATAATCACCCTATAACAAAGGGACTTAAAAAGAATTGGTATGCAGTAAATGATGACCTTTTAGTTGGGATTGATTATGCTCCGGAACATAAGGTTGAGATTCTGGCTACTGCTTTTGATTCTGTTGATGAGTATAAAAATACTGGCTTTCCTCCGAAACATTTCAAGGTGAAAATTCCAGAAGGTGACTTAAATAAAATGCATGGCGTCAATACACATCAACCTGTTGCATGGACCAACCTATACGGTGAAGGGCGTACCTTTTCGATTTCCGTTGGTCATGATATCGATACTATGCGAAGGGAGACCTTTCTCGCCATGTTTGTAAGAGGCGCTGAATGGGCTGCAACTGGGAAAGTGACAATACCCAAACCAGATCGTACTGGTGAAAACAGGCTCAAGCCTTGGCCGTTTTATTCTAAGTGA
- a CDS encoding Gfo/Idh/MocA family protein, which translates to MVGLNNRFTNEAVYLKKLIDEGYLGHIYKAKAGWIRRSGILGRGTWFTNKDVAGGGVMIDLGVHYLDLALFLMGMPDPTYVTGATHQSFAHTTTRNRNGYMRNPDGIFNLEDSANGFIGQQKI; encoded by the coding sequence ATGGTAGGATTAAATAATCGGTTTACAAACGAAGCTGTTTATTTAAAGAAACTTATTGATGAGGGTTACTTAGGACACATTTATAAGGCGAAAGCAGGTTGGATTAGAAGAAGTGGTATCCTAGGAAGGGGGACTTGGTTTACAAATAAAGATGTCGCTGGCGGAGGGGTAATGATCGACTTAGGTGTTCATTATCTTGATTTAGCACTATTTCTTATGGGAATGCCTGACCCAACTTATGTTACTGGCGCTACTCATCAAAGTTTTGCTCATACGACAACTCGAAATCGAAACGGATATATGAGGAATCCAGATGGCATCTTCAATTTAGAAGATAGTGCAAATGGGTTTATTGGTCAACAAAAAATATAG
- a CDS encoding aspartyl-phosphate phosphatase Spo0E family protein, with amino-acid sequence MIEAVNKYGLNDTRTISISKQLDQLLNRQTNYKYGLKNEKILQLFQGVN; translated from the coding sequence ATGATCGAAGCAGTGAATAAGTATGGTCTCAATGACACTAGAACAATATCTATTAGTAAACAATTAGATCAATTATTAAATAGGCAAACTAATTACAAATATGGCTTAAAGAATGAAAAGATATTACAGCTATTCCAAGGAGTGAATTAG
- a CDS encoding GMC oxidoreductase, producing the protein MNINMSSCPIGHPTETMNHWIPTVSLEEMSNEEYDVLIVGSGAGGGAALWRICEKLADEGKRIGMIEAGDLLIPTHARNLPTIPSERFPQLLYNKNHTSYTSKYSSNYSEAIEVNALGGRTLFWTQISPRMDSSEMKTWPVSIEEMNDYYNVAEKAMNVSQSFFKGSALTEIMIKRLHESGYSDATYIPMAADVQGTINGEIHSNVFFSSISFLARSMRQSFDLAVRAKAVEVYTENGRVQGLRVMNPEMETYTLKAKNIVLSASTFETPRILLNSGIKGDAIGHYLANHSGVRLTTSMPRKQFPESLGTLGIVIPKGEHCPYLLAMIDPMSWSSREQQRSLQEDVNINIGGFGKVESRFENRVYLDPSRRDKYGVPMLNIDFSYSDNDQVVIHQMIESCREILHKVTGNDDPSICVMPIGSDYHETGTCRMGDDPSTSATNRYGQVHGITGLYIADNSVLPTVGRANPTLTTVALAIRTADHIIETLNGTETRNSIVAK; encoded by the coding sequence ATGAATATAAATATGTCGTCATGTCCTATCGGTCATCCTACTGAAACAATGAACCATTGGATTCCAACTGTCAGTTTAGAAGAAATGTCAAATGAAGAATATGATGTGTTAATTGTTGGTTCTGGGGCAGGAGGAGGTGCTGCCCTTTGGAGGATATGTGAGAAATTGGCGGATGAAGGAAAAAGGATTGGAATGATAGAAGCAGGAGACCTCTTAATTCCTACTCATGCGCGAAATTTACCTACTATACCGTCAGAACGATTTCCACAACTTTTATATAATAAAAATCATACCTCTTATACTTCTAAATATTCTTCCAATTACTCGGAAGCAATAGAAGTTAATGCATTAGGCGGAAGAACGTTGTTTTGGACTCAAATATCCCCGAGGATGGACTCGAGTGAAATGAAGACTTGGCCTGTGTCTATAGAGGAAATGAATGATTATTATAACGTTGCTGAGAAAGCCATGAATGTTTCGCAGTCATTTTTTAAGGGGTCAGCACTTACAGAAATAATGATTAAACGACTGCACGAATCAGGTTATTCCGATGCCACCTATATCCCAATGGCAGCTGACGTTCAAGGAACAATAAATGGGGAAATTCACTCCAATGTATTTTTTAGTTCTATTTCATTTCTTGCAAGATCTATGAGGCAATCCTTTGATCTTGCAGTGAGAGCCAAAGCTGTTGAGGTGTATACTGAGAATGGGAGGGTGCAAGGGTTACGAGTAATGAATCCAGAAATGGAAACGTATACTTTAAAAGCTAAAAATATTGTCCTGTCGGCAAGTACGTTTGAAACCCCACGAATATTATTGAACTCAGGAATTAAAGGAGATGCAATTGGTCATTATCTGGCAAATCATTCCGGAGTTCGGCTTACAACCTCAATGCCTCGAAAGCAATTCCCAGAATCATTAGGAACTTTGGGAATTGTCATTCCAAAAGGAGAGCATTGCCCATATTTGCTTGCGATGATTGATCCAATGTCGTGGTCCTCACGTGAACAGCAAAGGTCCTTACAGGAAGATGTGAACATTAATATCGGTGGCTTTGGCAAGGTGGAGTCGCGTTTTGAAAATCGAGTATACTTGGACCCTTCCCGTCGAGACAAATATGGGGTTCCGATGCTAAATATTGATTTTTCTTATAGTGATAATGATCAGGTGGTTATTCATCAAATGATTGAGTCTTGCCGAGAAATTCTTCATAAGGTTACAGGGAATGATGATCCATCCATATGTGTCATGCCAATAGGAAGTGATTATCATGAGACTGGAACTTGCCGTATGGGTGATGATCCCTCGACTTCAGCCACAAATCGTTATGGCCAAGTCCATGGAATAACAGGACTTTATATAGCTGATAATAGCGTCTTACCTACTGTCGGAAGGGCAAATCCTACATTAACTACTGTCGCTTTAGCGATTCGGACTGCGGATCATATTATTGAAACTCTAAATGGTACTGAAACTAGAAATAGTATTGTTGCAAAATAA
- a CDS encoding sugar phosphate isomerase/epimerase family protein: MKLGFNSAILDGCTFEEVIDFASENGFSCVELCAWPRGKAVRKYAGVTHIDVDHLDVNYIKNYTEAKGVKISAIAYYPNALDEDKEKSEYYVAHIKKCIEAAKKLDINLVNTFIGRNQKKTVEENLTMMETVWKPIVDFAEELGVKIAIENCPMLFTNDEWPGGQNLMTTPAIFRRAFELIPNNNFGLNFDPSHFVWQQMDYIKPIYEFKERIFHIHFKDIKVYKDRLDDVGIMATPLEYISPKLPGLGDVNWGKYVSALTDIGYFGYAVIEVEDKAFEDSLKSRKDSINLSKNYLSQYFA, from the coding sequence ATGAAACTGGGCTTTAACAGTGCCATTTTAGATGGTTGTACTTTTGAGGAAGTGATTGATTTTGCATCTGAAAATGGTTTTTCCTGTGTAGAATTATGCGCATGGCCGAGAGGGAAAGCGGTTAGAAAATATGCCGGAGTGACTCATATAGATGTTGATCACCTAGATGTTAATTACATTAAAAACTATACAGAGGCAAAAGGAGTGAAAATTTCCGCTATTGCTTATTATCCGAATGCTTTAGATGAGGATAAAGAAAAAAGTGAATACTATGTTGCTCATATTAAGAAGTGTATTGAGGCAGCAAAAAAGCTTGATATTAATCTTGTTAATACATTCATTGGGCGAAATCAAAAGAAAACAGTCGAAGAAAACCTAACTATGATGGAAACCGTTTGGAAACCGATTGTTGATTTCGCTGAAGAGCTTGGTGTAAAAATTGCAATCGAAAATTGTCCGATGCTATTCACAAACGATGAGTGGCCAGGCGGACAAAATCTCATGACGACACCGGCCATATTCAGGAGAGCTTTTGAACTCATCCCAAATAACAATTTTGGCCTAAACTTTGATCCATCTCATTTTGTTTGGCAACAAATGGATTATATCAAGCCGATATACGAATTCAAAGAAAGAATTTTTCATATTCATTTCAAAGATATAAAAGTGTACAAAGATCGATTGGATGATGTAGGCATTATGGCTACACCACTTGAATATATTTCACCGAAACTACCTGGACTTGGTGATGTGAATTGGGGAAAATATGTTTCTGCTTTAACTGATATTGGATATTTTGGTTATGCGGTAATTGAGGTAGAGGATAAGGCATTTGAAGACTCGCTTAAATCGAGAAAAGATTCTATTAATCTAAGTAAAAATTATTTAAGTCAGTATTTTGCATAG
- a CDS encoding Gfo/Idh/MocA family protein, giving the protein MGKLRIGIIGCGGIANQKHFPALSQFKDTCEMVAFCDVVLERAQKAAQEFGSKDAKVYEDYNELLKDESIDIVHVLTPNVMHKPITVAAFEAGKHVMCEKPMAHNTEAAEKMMDAWKKSGKKFTIAYQNRFREEVQALHQSCEKEELGDIYFAKAHAVRRRAVPTWGVFPDKSQQGGGPLIDIGTHALDITLWMMNNYKPVSVSGSVFHKLGHLPEATEGNLFGTWDPETFEVEDSAFGYIKMENGATIFLESSWALNVLNAKEAATTLCGTKGGAEIISGMGFKDKELVYNNTHNGMLVEQRKSPVGNIAYFEGGANSPEALEAKQWLEAVREDKEPLVKPEEAFIVTKILDAIYQSAETGKEIVFEKEAETVKA; this is encoded by the coding sequence ATGGGTAAATTAAGAATCGGGATTATTGGCTGTGGTGGTATTGCTAATCAAAAACATTTTCCAGCATTATCACAATTTAAAGATACATGTGAAATGGTTGCATTTTGTGATGTTGTGCTAGAGCGTGCACAAAAAGCAGCACAGGAGTTTGGTTCAAAGGATGCAAAAGTATATGAAGACTATAACGAGTTATTAAAAGACGAGTCGATTGATATTGTGCATGTACTAACACCTAACGTGATGCACAAACCAATTACAGTAGCAGCATTTGAGGCGGGGAAACATGTTATGTGTGAAAAGCCAATGGCTCATAATACAGAAGCTGCCGAAAAAATGATGGACGCTTGGAAAAAATCAGGTAAGAAATTCACGATTGCGTATCAAAACCGTTTCAGAGAGGAAGTACAAGCTCTACATCAATCATGTGAAAAAGAAGAGCTAGGGGATATTTATTTCGCAAAGGCACATGCGGTACGTCGCCGTGCTGTCCCAACTTGGGGAGTATTTCCTGATAAATCTCAACAAGGTGGAGGTCCATTAATCGATATTGGTACTCATGCACTCGACATCACGTTATGGATGATGAACAATTACAAACCTGTATCCGTATCAGGATCTGTCTTTCATAAGCTAGGTCATTTACCAGAGGCAACAGAAGGGAACTTATTCGGAACATGGGATCCAGAAACGTTTGAAGTTGAGGATTCAGCATTTGGATATATCAAAATGGAAAACGGGGCAACGATTTTCCTAGAATCTTCCTGGGCTCTTAATGTATTAAATGCAAAAGAAGCTGCGACAACTCTTTGTGGTACAAAAGGCGGAGCGGAAATTATTTCAGGAATGGGCTTTAAGGACAAGGAATTGGTTTATAACAACACCCATAATGGCATGTTAGTTGAACAAAGAAAATCCCCAGTTGGAAACATTGCTTATTTTGAAGGTGGAGCAAATTCACCAGAAGCGTTAGAAGCTAAACAATGGTTAGAAGCTGTTCGAGAAGATAAAGAGCCACTAGTAAAACCAGAGGAAGCGTTTATCGTAACAAAAATATTAGATGCGATCTATCAATCAGCTGAAACTGGTAAAGAGATTGTTTTTGAAAAAGAAGCAGAAACTGTAAAAGCTTAA
- a CDS encoding ROK family glucokinase: MKNLIGIDLGGTTVKFAILTEEGQILQKWSIETNIKDNGKNIIPSIVDSINHRIKRNGFSATDFIGIGMGSPGSVDRLKGTVIGAYNLNWDTVQLVKEQIEAGTNIPFFIDNDANVAALGEQWKGAGEGEGNVAFVTLGTGVGGGIIAERSLIHGSAGSAGEIGHIIVDPDGYKCTCGNSGCLETVASATGIVQLARDMSEKFLDESHLKFLIHDGQEVTAKTVFDQAKLGDVFALTVVDKFYYYLGLACSNIANILNPEAIIIGGGVSAAGDMLLDGVKTYFEKLTFPQVRNSTKVKLAKLGNDAGVIGAASLVNIK; this comes from the coding sequence ATGAAAAACTTAATTGGTATAGATTTAGGTGGTACCACTGTAAAATTTGCCATATTAACAGAGGAGGGCCAAATACTACAAAAATGGAGCATAGAAACGAATATTAAAGATAATGGTAAGAATATTATTCCAAGTATAGTTGATTCAATTAATCACCGAATAAAAAGAAATGGGTTTTCAGCTACTGATTTTATAGGCATTGGGATGGGATCTCCTGGTTCAGTGGATCGTTTAAAGGGGACTGTTATTGGAGCTTATAATTTGAACTGGGATACAGTCCAACTTGTTAAAGAACAGATTGAAGCAGGTACAAATATTCCATTCTTTATTGATAATGATGCTAATGTAGCAGCTTTGGGCGAACAGTGGAAGGGTGCTGGAGAAGGAGAAGGTAATGTTGCATTTGTAACACTTGGGACAGGTGTTGGTGGTGGTATTATTGCCGAAAGATCGTTAATACATGGATCGGCTGGTTCTGCTGGAGAAATTGGTCATATAATTGTCGATCCAGACGGATATAAATGTACGTGTGGTAACAGTGGTTGCCTTGAGACTGTAGCAAGTGCGACAGGTATTGTACAATTAGCAAGAGACATGTCTGAAAAATTTTTAGATGAATCACATTTGAAGTTTTTAATCCATGATGGACAGGAGGTAACGGCAAAGACCGTATTTGATCAAGCAAAGCTTGGTGATGTATTTGCTCTCACGGTTGTTGATAAATTTTACTATTATTTAGGATTAGCATGTAGCAATATAGCAAATATATTAAATCCTGAGGCGATCATTATAGGTGGCGGAGTTTCTGCTGCAGGAGATATGTTATTGGATGGGGTAAAGACATATTTTGAAAAGCTTACCTTCCCTCAAGTGAGGAATAGTACAAAGGTTAAACTAGCGAAATTAGGAAATGACGCAGGGGTTATAGGTGCGGCATCTTTAGTTAATATTAAATGA
- a CDS encoding carbohydrate ABC transporter permease has product MGRNRKIISLVPHIILLTISLAYVCPFLLLIISSITDEKSIIQNGYSFFPEDLSSIAYQYLWNNAAEITHAYGNTILVTVIGTVVGLFMTALLAYPLSRKDLPFRTPLTFIVFFTLLFNGGLVPTYLVYTQLIDIKNTILAQIVPLLLLSGFNVLLMRTFFISSIPDSVIESAKIDGASEVRIFFSIVLPLSLPILATIGLFQATSYWNDWFNQMVYITDPDLFTIQNVLNRILTDTQFLSSTSLGASANEANAQIPGTTIRMAIAVIGILPMLLAYPFFQKYFVKGITVGAVKG; this is encoded by the coding sequence ATGGGGAGAAACAGAAAAATAATAAGTCTAGTACCTCATATCATTTTATTAACAATATCCCTTGCGTATGTTTGTCCTTTTCTATTGTTAATTATTTCATCTATAACAGATGAAAAATCGATTATTCAAAATGGATATAGCTTTTTCCCTGAGGATTTAAGTTCTATTGCGTACCAGTACCTATGGAATAATGCAGCTGAGATAACACATGCATATGGAAATACGATTCTTGTTACGGTGATAGGAACTGTTGTGGGGCTTTTTATGACCGCCTTACTTGCCTATCCTTTATCGCGTAAGGATTTACCATTTAGAACTCCACTTACTTTTATCGTCTTTTTCACGCTTTTGTTTAATGGAGGACTTGTACCTACATATTTGGTGTATACACAGTTAATAGACATTAAAAATACAATCTTGGCTCAAATTGTACCACTACTATTATTAAGCGGGTTTAATGTACTGTTAATGAGAACATTCTTCATATCATCCATTCCAGATTCCGTTATAGAATCAGCAAAAATAGATGGTGCAAGTGAAGTGCGCATTTTCTTTTCAATCGTTTTGCCCCTCTCTTTACCAATTTTAGCAACAATAGGTTTGTTTCAGGCAACTTCTTATTGGAATGATTGGTTCAATCAAATGGTTTATATTACAGACCCAGATTTGTTTACAATTCAGAATGTATTAAATCGTATTCTTACTGATACTCAATTTTTGTCTAGTACAAGTCTGGGAGCTAGTGCAAATGAAGCAAATGCTCAAATACCAGGAACAACAATTCGAATGGCTATAGCTGTAATCGGAATATTGCCAATGTTGCTAGCTTATCCATTTTTCCAAAAATATTTTGTTAAAGGGATAACTGTAGGAGCTGTTAAGGGGTAA